In Piliocolobus tephrosceles isolate RC106 chromosome 5, ASM277652v3, whole genome shotgun sequence, a single genomic region encodes these proteins:
- the MED23 gene encoding mediator of RNA polymerase II transcription subunit 23 isoform X3 codes for METQLQSIFEEVVKTEVIEEAFPGMFMDTPEDEKTKLISCLGAFRQFWGGLSQESHEQCIQWIVKFIHGQHSPKRISFLYDCLAMAVETGLLPPRLVCESLINSDTLEWERTQLWALTFKLVRKIIGGVDYKGVRDLLKVILEKILTIPNTVSSAVVQQLLAAREVIAYILERNACLLPAYFAVTEIRKLYPEGKLPHWLLGNLVSDFVDTFRPTARINSICGRCSLLPVVNNSGAICNSWKLDPATLRFPLKGLLPYDKDLFEPQTALLRYVLEQPYSRDMVCNMLGLNKQHKQRCPVLEDQLVDLVVYAMERSETEEKFDDGGTSQLLWQHLSSQLIFFVLFQFASFPHMVLSLHQKLAGRGLIKGRDHLMWVLLQFISGSIQKNALADFLPVMKLFDLLYPEKEYIPVPDINKPQSTHAFAMTCIWIHLNRKAQNDNSKLQIPIPHSLRLHHEFLQQSLRNKSLQMNDYKIALLCNAYSTNSECFTLPMGALVETIYGNGIMRIPLPGTNCMASGSITPLPMNLLDSLTVHAKMSLIHSIATRVIKLAHAKSSVALAPALVETYSRLLVYMEIESLGIKGFISQLLPTVFKSHAWGILHTLLEMFSYRMHHIQPHYRVQLLSHLHTLAAVAQTNQNQLHLCVESTALRLITALGSSEVQPQFTRFLSDPKTVLSAESEELNRALILTLARATHVTDFFTGSDSIQGTWCKDILQTIMSFTPHNWASHTLSCFPGPLQAFFKQNNVPQESRFNLKKNVEEEYRKWKSMSNENDIITHFSMQGSPPLFLCLLWKMLLETDHINQIGYRVLERIGARALVAHVRTFADFLVYEFSTSAGGQQLNKCIEILNDMVWKYNIVTLDRLILCLAMRSHEGNEAQVCYFIIQLLLLKPNDFRNRVSDFVKENSPEHWLQNDWHTKHMNYHKKYPEKLYFEGLAEQVDPPVQIQSPYLPIYFGNVCLRFLPVFDIVIHRFLELLPVSKSLETLLDHLGGLYKFHDRPVTYLYNTLHYYEMHLRDRAFLKRKLVHAIIGSLKDNRPQGWCLSDTYLKCAMNAREENPWVPDDTYYCRLIGRLVDTMAGKSPGPFPNCDWRFNEFPNPAAHALHVTCVELMALAVSGKEVGNALLNVVLKSQPLVPRENITAWMNAIGLIITALPEPYWIVLHDRIVSVISSPSLTSETEWVGYPFRLFDFTACHQSYSEMSCSYTLALAHAVWHHSSIGQLSLIPKFLTEVLLPIVKTEFQLLYVYHLVGPFLQRFQQERTRCMIEIGVAFYDMLLNVDQCSTHLNYMDPICDFLYHMKYMFTGDSVKEQVEKIICNLKPALKLRLRFITHISKMEPAAVPPQAMNSGSPAPQSNQVPVSLPVTQ; via the exons GAGTCTCATGAACAGTGTATCCAGTGGATTGTTAAGTTTATTCATGGTCAGCATAGTCCtaaaagaatttcttttctttatgactGCCTAGCAATGGCAGTTGAGACTGGTCTCCTTCCACCCAG gCTGGTTTGTGAATCCCTGATAAACTCTGACACTCTTGAGTGGGAAAGAACACAGCTTTGGGCCTTAACATTTAAACTGGTTCGGAAAATAATTGGGGGAGTGGATTACAAg GGTGTTCGAGATCTCTTAAAAGTGATTTTGGAGAAGATTTTGACAATTCCTAATACGGTGAGCTCTGCTGTTGTACAGCAGCTTCTGGCAGCAAGAGAG gttATAGCATATATCTTGGAAAGAAATGCCTGCTTATTACCAGCCTATTTTGCAGTCACTGAGATCAGGAAACTGTATCCTGAAGGCAAACTTCCACATtgg ttaCTTGGAAACCTAGTATCAGACTTTGTGGATACCTTCAGGCCCACCGCAAGGATAAACTCCATTTGTG GTCGCTGTAGTCTTCTGCCAGTTGTAAATAACTCGGGTGCCATTTGTAATTCATGGAAACTGGATCCTGCAACTCTTCGTTTTCCTTTGAAAGGCCTTTTGCCATATGATAAG gatCTCTTTGAACCACAGACTGCTTTGTTGAGATATGTATTGGAGCAGCCTTATTCCAGGGATATGGTCTGCAATATGCTAGGTTTAAATAAGCAG CACAAGCAGCGCTGCCCTGTGCTGGAGGACCAGTTGGTGGATCTGGTTGTTTATGCCATGGAGCGATCTGAGACCGAGGAGAAGTTTGACGATGGGGGAACAAGCCAACTCCTGTGGCAGCATCTCTCAAGTCAGCtcattttctttgtgcttttccaGTTTGCAAGTTTTCCACATATGGTGCTTTCTCTTCATCAGAAG TTAGCAGGGCGAGGACTGATTAAAGGCAGAGATCATCTTATGTGGGTTCTCCTGCAATTCATTTCTGGAAGTATTCAGAAAAATGCACTAGCTGATTTTCTCCCCGTGATGAAGCTCTTCGACTTGCTATACCCAGAAAAAGAA tatattccAGTTCCTGATATTAACAAACCCCAGTCAACCCATGCCTTTGCAATGACTTGTATTTGGATTCATCTCAATAGAAAAGCTCAAAATGACAACTCCAAGCTACAGATTCCAATACCTCATTCCTTAAGACTTCACCATGA GTTCCTGCAGCAGAGTCTGAGAAATAAAAGTTTACAGATGAATGACTATAAGATTGCTCTGTTGTGTAATGCATACTCTACAAATTCAGAATGTTTTACATTACCCATGGGAGCTCTGGTAGAAACTATTTATGGAAATGGAATTATGAGGATACCTCTCCCTGGAACAAACTGTATGGCTTCAGGGTCTATTACCCCCTTACCTATgaacctcctggattcactgacAGTTCATGCCAAAATGAG CCTTATTCACAGCATTGCAACCAGGGTGATAAAACTTGCTCATGCAAAGTCCAGTGTGGCCTTGGCTCCAGCCCTAGTGGAAACTTACAGTCGTTTATTGGTCTAtatggaaatagagtctttgggCATCAAAGGATTTATCA GTCAGCTTTTGCCAACTGTTTTCAAATCACATGCATGGGGGATCTTACATACACTCCTTGAGATGTTTAGCTACCGGATGCATCATATTCAGCCCCATTACCGAGTTCAGCTCCTGAGTCATCTTCATACTTTGGCTGCAGTTGCACAAACAAACCAGAACCAGCTCCATCTTTG TGTTGAGAGCACTGCTCTCAGGCTTATAACGGCATTAGGTAGCTCAGAGGTACAACCGCAGTTTACACGCTTCCTTAGTGATCCCAAAACAGTGCTCTCAGCAGAATCTGAAGAACTGAACCGAGCCTTGATATTGACCTTGGCTAGAGCAACTCATGTAACAG atttttttacAGGCTCTGATTCAATTCAGGGAACTTGGTGTAAAGACATACTTCAGACCATCATGAGTTTCACTCCTCATAATTGGGCTTCACACACCCTGAGCTGTTTTCCAGGCCCACTACAG GCGTTCTTCAAACAAAATAATGTGCCTCAGGAAAGCCgttttaatctgaaaaaaaatgtggAGGAGGAGTATAGAAAGTGGAAGTCAATGAGCAATGAAAACGACATTATTACCCACTTCTCTATGCAGGGctcccctcctctctttctttgtcttctctgGAAAATGCTCTTGGAAACAGATCATATTAATCAAATTGGCTATAG AGTATTAGAGAGAATTGGAGCCAGGGCCTTGGTAGCCCATGTGAGGACATTTGCAGATTTTTTGGTATATGAGTTTTCTACATCAGCAGGGGGTCAGCAACTCAATAAATGCATTGAAATTCTTAATGACATGGTATGGAAGTATAACATTGTTACACTGGACAGATTAATTCTCTGCCTG GCCATGCGTAGTCATGAAGGAAATGAAGCCCAGGTTTGTTATTTCATAATTCAGTTGCTGTTACTCAAACCAAATGATTTTAGAAATCGAGTAAGTGACTTTGTGAAGGAAAATTCCCCAGAGCACTGGTTACAGAATGACTGGCACACCAAGCACATGAATTATCACAAG AAATATCCAGAGAAGTTGTATTTTGAGGGCCTTGCGGAACAGGTGGATCCTCCTGTACAAATCCAGTCTCCCTATCTGCCCATCTATTTTGGGAATGTGTGTCTTCGATTCCTTCCAGTATTTGATATAGTAATCCACAGATTTTTAGAGTTGCTTCCAGTATCCAAATCATTGGAGACTCTACTGGATCACCTAGGAGGCTTATATAAATTTCATG ATCGTCCAGTGACTTATCTGTATAATACTCTGCACTATTATGAAATGCACCTGAGAGACCGTGCATTTCTCAAACGAAAACTTGTCCATGCAATCATTGGCTCTCTCAAGGATAATCGACCGCAGGGCTGGTGTCTAAGTGACACTTACCTGAAGTGTGCGATGAATGCACGAGAGGAGAATCCTTGGGTTCCAGATGACACCTACTATTGCAGATTGATTGGCAGACTAGTCGATA CGATGGCTGGCAAATCTCCTGGTCCCTTTCCAAACTGTGACTGGAGATTCAATGAGTTTCCCAACCCAGCTGCCCACGCTCTCCATGTTACTTGTGTGGAGCTCATGGCCTTGGCAGTTTCAGGCAAAGAGGTTGGGAATGCCCTTCTAAATGTTGTCCTGAAAAG TCAGCCTTTAGTGCCAAGAGAGAACATTACAGCATGGATGAATGCAATTGGTTTGATCATCACTGCCCTACCA GAGCCGTATTGGATTGTTCTTCATGATCGAATTGTGAGTGTCATCAGCAGCCCCAGCTTGACATCTGAAACAGAGTGGGTTGGCTATCCATTCcgcctctttgatttcactgccTGTCATCAGTCCTACTCTGAGATGAGTTGTAGCTATACATTAGCTCTCGCACATGCTGTGTGGCACCATTCTAGCATCGGACAACTTTCTCTCATTCCAAA GTTTCTCACTGAAGTACTTCTTCCTATAGTGAAGACTGAATTCCAGTTGCTTTATGTATACCATCTTGTTGGACCATTTTTACAAAGATTTCAGCAAGAGAGAACTCGTTGTATGATAGAG ATTGGTGTGGCGTTTTATGACATGCTGCTGAATGTCGACCAGTGTAGCACCCATTTAAATTACATGGATCCCATCTGCGACTTCCTATATCACATGAAGTATATGTTTACTGGTGATAGCGTGAAAGAGCAA gtAGAGAAAATTATCTGTAACTTAAAACCAGCTTTAAAACTTCGTCTTCGATTCATCACACACATTAGCAAGATGGAACCAGCTGCAGTGCCTCCACAAGCTATGAACAGTGGGTCTCCAGCACCTCAGTCTAATCAGGTGCCCGTGTCTTTACCAGTAACTCAGTGA